Proteins encoded in a region of the Malaciobacter mytili LMG 24559 genome:
- a CDS encoding bifunctional adenosylcobinamide kinase/adenosylcobinamide-phosphate guanylyltransferase: MKSFYFGGQKSGKTSCASAKALKLATSKPYYIATYDNSYKDEAMKERVNRHIKQRGNEFITIEEPKDLTKVIKENETYLIDCITMFILNNMPLGYEEMEKQLQKLFSINCNIVFILNDINNGVIPMEKYSREFVDISGLIGQFLAKNCDEVIEVKYCLERKLK; this comes from the coding sequence ATGAAATCTTTTTACTTTGGTGGACAAAAATCAGGCAAAACCTCTTGTGCAAGTGCAAAAGCACTTAAACTTGCAACTTCTAAACCTTATTATATTGCAACTTATGATAACTCTTATAAAGACGAAGCAATGAAAGAAAGAGTAAATAGGCATATTAAACAAAGAGGAAATGAGTTTATTACAATCGAAGAGCCAAAAGATTTAACTAAAGTAATAAAGGAAAATGAGACTTATTTAATTGACTGCATAACAATGTTTATTTTAAATAATATGCCTTTAGGTTATGAAGAGATGGAAAAACAACTTCAAAAGCTTTTTAGTATAAATTGTAATATTGTTTTTATCTTAAATGATATAAATAATGGCGTAATTCCCATGGAAAAATATAGTAGAGAGTTTGTGGATATTTCTGGACTAATTGGACAATTTTTAGCAAAAAATTGTGATGAAGTTATAGAGGTAAAATATTGCCTTGAAAGAAAACTAAAATGA
- a CDS encoding MarC family protein, with translation MEIGAYFISIYLKMFFIMTPFFVMSVFLTVTNDSDLKEKHTLAIKITISVIVMSLVLLFFGKYIFQIFGITLDAFKIGAGALLFLTAVELVKGNKDRQEIGHKSVLDLAVVPLAIPVTIGPGTIGILLVMGAEFNTFSKLMTGSFALVCAIVTIGVMLYLSSQFEKIVGKQGILVISKITGLFLAALSAQIMFGGIKSFLNLG, from the coding sequence TTGGAAATTGGTGCATATTTTATATCAATATATTTAAAAATGTTTTTTATTATGACTCCTTTTTTTGTTATGTCTGTATTTTTAACAGTAACAAATGATAGTGATTTAAAAGAAAAACACACTTTAGCAATTAAAATTACAATTTCAGTTATTGTAATGTCTTTAGTTTTACTATTTTTTGGTAAATATATTTTTCAAATATTTGGTATTACTTTAGATGCATTTAAAATAGGTGCAGGAGCTTTACTATTTTTAACGGCAGTTGAACTTGTAAAAGGAAATAAAGATAGGCAAGAAATAGGACATAAGTCTGTGCTTGATTTAGCTGTTGTTCCTTTGGCAATACCTGTAACAATAGGCCCTGGTACTATTGGTATTTTACTTGTAATGGGAGCAGAATTTAATACTTTTTCTAAGTTAATGACAGGAAGTTTTGCTTTAGTTTGCGCAATTGTAACTATTGGAGTTATGTTATATCTTTCAAGTCAGTTTGAAAAAATTGTGGGAAAACAAGGTATTTTAGTTATTTCAAAAATCACGGGACTTTTCCTTGCTGCTCTTTCTGCTCAAATTATGTTTGGTGGAATAAAAAGCTTTTTAAATTTAGGATAA